One Turneriella parva DSM 21527 genomic region harbors:
- a CDS encoding ABC transporter ATP-binding protein, whose translation MTEAAAPGSLLSLSEISLSYGKRKILDAIDLEIAPGSFTVIAGESGSGKSTLLYILGGFLRPDRGIYLFEGKRVYGRFGEFGLGRFRKKYVGFLFQDFRLLPFLTVEQNIRFPALFSGKKLAKEQLQNQMQNLGIAHRSKAYPNTVSGGEAQRTALARALLMNPPLLLLDEPTGNLDSATEAAIVAELVRLKAQGLTLVCVSHSNFIMQHADRVLRLIDGKLHEQVAVTAKPVRRPRKKS comes from the coding sequence ATGACTGAAGCTGCGGCACCAGGCTCACTTCTGTCTCTCAGCGAAATTTCCCTGAGCTATGGCAAGCGCAAGATTCTCGATGCCATCGACCTCGAGATCGCGCCGGGTTCGTTTACGGTCATCGCCGGCGAATCGGGTAGCGGCAAGAGCACACTACTCTATATTCTGGGTGGCTTTCTGCGCCCCGACAGGGGTATTTACCTCTTTGAGGGCAAAAGAGTTTATGGCAGGTTTGGTGAGTTCGGTCTCGGCCGCTTTCGTAAAAAGTATGTGGGATTTCTCTTTCAAGACTTTCGGCTTCTGCCCTTCTTGACCGTCGAGCAGAACATACGGTTTCCGGCGCTGTTCTCGGGCAAGAAGCTCGCTAAAGAACAGTTGCAAAACCAGATGCAGAATCTGGGCATTGCGCACCGCTCGAAAGCATACCCGAATACCGTGTCGGGCGGCGAGGCGCAGCGAACAGCGCTCGCTCGCGCGCTCTTGATGAATCCCCCTTTGTTATTGCTCGATGAGCCGACCGGCAATCTCGACAGCGCGACCGAGGCAGCGATCGTTGCCGAGCTTGTGAGGCTCAAGGCGCAGGGCCTCACGCTTGTTTGCGTCTCGCACAGCAACTTCATCATGCAACACGCAGACCGGGTGCTGCGCTTAATCGACGGCAAGCTGCACGAACAAGTGGCCGTGACTGCAAAGCCGGTGCGCCGCCCGCGCAAGAAGAGCTGA
- a CDS encoding WD40 repeat domain-containing protein, producing the protein MRSRIKYIFSVITASASFFSPVAAEDTRLMVQAADREQGYGLSYSHDHRLIITHGNHAVLIWDSAGRLVRKFAIAEGIGVMALSPVEDTLAIGQKNGPVVLYDFLGNQLRKFPKETERVSSIAYLPDGQSFAAYNGASVFIWDVATATQIRGLQAGCTGFNLLSVSPDGQWIAAGGSNGQICLYRVYDGAEIFKRNDEGNISYILFTPDSTGYITAHTGNTSSMLFFTKKIRKIGFWNLSGKEVDSVSAHDAGLSLSINHHGGGFISGSDSGYLEFWNFKGKKTSELNTQPGGSEHTSRGIRAIAVDNGTGQIVTTGWDHALRGYDIRLRPLFVNRPNYYGTATAAVDNQGKLFVFGAGKNLALFTENMSQTKRANVHHISQGPLAISSDGTRIAAATIGYGTQVADAQGNLICEMRGHTSKIAKILYLPEKSQFASIGQSGTVIFWSHDCLEMARWQAHISGNITSVAAPSNGDQIVMATDSGNFKLYSLAGKEIWAAVGRGSHPADIAFSPDGNLIAVASHSEATQIWETSSGTARSQRFGPGVATFFSNSGKDLAVGYMDGSLFIYDINGKAHKKLYPFGSTTSQLVASVNGKYLLAASDFSGIVFYDTKTYAEAARLISNENGEFVFGSADGRYDYSGTGESLMHWVVGNEAVPVAQFKEKYYTPGLLSEFLGVKQATVLKKPEISVSKRLVGKVFQIKPNGDIVIYTKVSGSLRAGKKLKTLNGANYVDATISNTLHTNVTAKAKGAVAVGNPVFE; encoded by the coding sequence GTGCGATCAAGAATCAAATACATATTCTCCGTTATCACAGCGAGTGCCTCCTTCTTCTCGCCCGTCGCCGCAGAAGACACGCGGCTGATGGTGCAGGCAGCCGATCGCGAGCAGGGTTATGGTCTGAGTTATAGTCATGATCATCGGTTGATCATTACGCACGGTAATCATGCGGTGCTTATCTGGGATAGCGCAGGTCGTTTGGTGCGTAAGTTTGCGATTGCCGAAGGCATAGGGGTAATGGCATTAAGCCCAGTTGAAGATACTCTTGCCATCGGTCAAAAAAACGGCCCGGTTGTACTATATGATTTTTTGGGTAACCAGCTACGAAAATTTCCCAAAGAAACCGAACGCGTTTCGTCCATTGCTTACCTGCCCGACGGCCAATCGTTCGCAGCCTACAACGGAGCCAGTGTCTTCATTTGGGATGTCGCGACCGCAACGCAGATTCGCGGCCTGCAGGCGGGGTGCACCGGGTTCAATCTTCTCTCAGTAAGCCCCGATGGTCAGTGGATCGCTGCGGGTGGCAGCAACGGCCAAATCTGCCTATATCGGGTTTACGATGGGGCCGAGATCTTCAAGCGTAACGATGAGGGCAATATTAGCTATATCCTTTTTACGCCCGACAGCACAGGTTACATTACCGCGCACACGGGCAATACCTCGTCGATGCTCTTTTTCACCAAAAAGATCCGCAAAATAGGATTCTGGAACCTGTCGGGAAAAGAAGTTGATTCAGTCTCGGCGCATGATGCAGGGTTATCGCTCAGTATAAACCACCATGGTGGGGGCTTTATTTCGGGTAGCGATTCAGGATATCTCGAATTCTGGAATTTCAAAGGAAAGAAAACTTCTGAACTTAACACGCAACCCGGGGGCAGCGAGCACACTTCACGCGGTATTCGCGCGATAGCCGTCGACAACGGTACAGGTCAAATAGTCACAACCGGATGGGACCATGCGCTGCGTGGTTACGACATTAGGCTGCGACCCTTGTTTGTCAACAGGCCAAATTATTATGGCACGGCGACTGCGGCAGTCGACAATCAAGGCAAACTCTTCGTCTTTGGCGCGGGCAAGAACCTCGCGCTGTTTACAGAAAATATGTCGCAAACCAAAAGGGCCAACGTTCATCACATATCGCAGGGGCCTTTGGCCATTTCTTCAGATGGCACGCGCATTGCAGCGGCAACCATCGGTTATGGAACTCAAGTAGCAGATGCTCAGGGAAATCTAATCTGCGAAATGCGCGGGCACACTTCGAAGATAGCCAAAATTCTCTACCTGCCCGAAAAATCGCAGTTTGCTTCGATTGGCCAAAGTGGCACGGTCATTTTTTGGAGTCACGACTGCTTAGAGATGGCGCGGTGGCAGGCGCATATCTCTGGTAACATCACAAGCGTTGCTGCGCCATCAAACGGCGACCAAATTGTGATGGCAACAGATTCCGGGAATTTCAAACTATACTCGCTGGCCGGCAAAGAAATATGGGCTGCTGTCGGCAGAGGATCACACCCAGCTGATATCGCATTTAGTCCAGATGGCAATTTGATTGCGGTGGCATCTCATTCTGAAGCCACACAAATCTGGGAAACCAGCTCTGGCACCGCCCGTTCACAGCGCTTTGGTCCCGGTGTTGCCACATTTTTTTCGAATAGCGGTAAAGACCTCGCAGTCGGCTATATGGACGGCAGCCTCTTCATTTACGACATTAACGGTAAGGCTCATAAGAAGCTCTATCCATTTGGCAGCACCACCAGCCAGCTGGTTGCTTCTGTAAACGGTAAGTACCTACTTGCGGCTTCTGATTTTTCAGGCATCGTCTTTTATGACACCAAGACGTATGCCGAGGCTGCAAGGCTGATTAGCAACGAGAACGGTGAATTTGTCTTCGGTAGCGCTGACGGCCGCTATGACTATTCCGGTACGGGTGAATCGCTAATGCACTGGGTGGTCGGAAATGAGGCCGTGCCTGTGGCCCAGTTTAAAGAAAAGTACTACACACCTGGTCTGTTGAGTGAATTTCTTGGGGTCAAGCAAGCTACGGTACTAAAAAAACCCGAAATCTCCGTCTCTAAACGCCTTGTCGGTAAAGTTTTTCAGATCAAGCCCAACGGCGACATTGTTATCTATACAAAAGTCAGCGGCTCACTGCGCGCGGGAAAGAAACTCAAGACTCTGAACGGCGCGAACTATGTCGACGCAACCATCAGCAACACGTTACACACTAACGTCACAGCGAAAGCAAAGGGAGCGGTTGCGGTGGGTAATCCTGTGTTCGAGTGA
- a CDS encoding DUF2505 domain-containing protein, with protein MRFTLRQEFPYPIKTVIAARELRYDAIDEQPGLKSQQLLGVEHNGPLVITRRLFKFGNAIPEIVKKMVPAGLLEMVDVNTFNTETYLSQFTMQSEYAPDKVKIVATCPYTAINDNLTVREYEVHVHVNIPLVGRTVAKAIVDSHREALVKDHQIILKACAKLV; from the coding sequence ATGCGTTTCACCCTCAGGCAAGAGTTTCCCTACCCCATCAAGACCGTCATCGCAGCACGAGAGCTGCGCTACGATGCGATAGACGAGCAGCCAGGTCTAAAATCGCAACAACTGCTCGGTGTTGAGCATAACGGGCCGCTTGTGATCACGCGCCGGCTTTTCAAATTTGGCAATGCGATACCCGAAATTGTGAAAAAGATGGTACCTGCCGGCCTTCTCGAAATGGTCGACGTGAATACCTTTAATACCGAGACATACCTCAGCCAGTTCACGATGCAGTCAGAATACGCTCCCGATAAGGTGAAGATCGTGGCGACCTGCCCATACACTGCGATCAATGACAATCTGACGGTGCGCGAATACGAAGTGCATGTACACGTGAATATTCCGCTGGTGGGCCGAACCGTTGCGAAGGCGATTGTCGATTCGCACCGCGAGGCACTGGTGAAAGACCACCAGATTATTCTCAAAGCCTGTGCAAAGTTGGTTTAG
- a CDS encoding IS30 family transposase: protein MRPYVQLSNDERLRIEESLAEGLKASQIARNLKRHPSTIFREIRRNSMPRHYSARCARDEARKRQTNTNAAKVTPELWSEIGASLKSTLSPEQIAGRMRLERFDGVCMQTIYNHVRKKSGTSNFYRLCLRRKGKPYKRKVRIEAENKGFFRIHDLPAEALTRRKPGYWEGDLVEGKMGTGQIATFVERHSRYLLAAKLERKLVTQFNAAARDLFADIDNERLRGIIYDRGTEMSGYRDLQQVLNCGIYFCDPGSPWQRGTNENTNGLLRESFPKGTDFRRIDQEQVDAALKLLNNRPRKRLNYRTPAEVYFRSPIALRFGM from the coding sequence ATGCGACCCTACGTTCAACTATCAAATGATGAAAGACTGCGTATAGAAGAAAGCCTTGCTGAGGGCCTCAAGGCCAGCCAAATCGCCAGAAATCTTAAGCGACACCCGAGCACTATTTTTCGAGAGATTCGGCGTAATTCAATGCCACGACATTACAGCGCGCGGTGCGCCAGAGACGAGGCGCGAAAGCGCCAGACTAATACCAACGCCGCGAAGGTTACACCAGAGCTTTGGTCAGAGATCGGAGCATCGCTCAAGTCGACGCTGTCACCAGAACAGATCGCAGGCCGCATGCGCCTAGAACGTTTCGACGGTGTCTGCATGCAGACGATTTACAATCATGTGCGCAAGAAATCCGGCACATCGAATTTTTATCGCCTGTGCCTGCGCCGCAAAGGCAAACCATACAAGCGCAAAGTGAGGATTGAGGCTGAAAACAAAGGGTTTTTTCGCATTCACGACCTGCCAGCCGAAGCTTTGACGCGACGCAAACCCGGCTACTGGGAGGGCGATTTGGTCGAGGGTAAAATGGGCACCGGGCAGATTGCAACTTTCGTCGAAAGGCATTCGCGTTACTTGCTCGCGGCGAAACTGGAGCGCAAATTGGTGACACAGTTTAACGCTGCAGCGCGCGACCTATTCGCCGACATCGATAACGAACGGCTGCGGGGTATCATTTACGATCGGGGCACCGAGATGAGTGGCTACCGCGACCTGCAGCAAGTGCTGAACTGCGGCATCTACTTTTGTGACCCCGGCTCGCCATGGCAGAGAGGTACGAACGAAAACACGAACGGCCTGCTGCGCGAGTCTTTTCCCAAAGGCACAGATTTTCGGCGCATCGACCAGGAACAGGTTGACGCAGCGCTTAAATTACTAAATAACCGACCACGCAAGCGGCTGAATTACCGAACCCCGGCCGAGGTCTACTTTCGCAGCCCTATCGCACTTCGTTTTGGAATGTAA
- a CDS encoding phosphatase PAP2 family protein — MRRSICIAFLFITALNPSALRAESLHPWQNLWGNFVDAHSGTNLLYYGGAVAATGVMVATPWDKNAQRWFQKENPIGDDIGYGMVVAGWFWHLAPAGVMYLYGWRAKDHELMGAGAAGLQAVAMVTTVTVTLKFMTGRRQPLKDGIYDFYGPSGHKRSDDPADFMAFNNNIRNESLRFAWPSGHTSSTVAFVSAMAAYYPDKLWIKLVGYPASLLMALSMVDYDAHWTSDVIAGALIGHAIGYTVGRNFRLARAGSSPGESTGAKNMETYFSVLPLPDRIEARVVGVF, encoded by the coding sequence ATGCGGCGATCGATTTGCATAGCCTTCTTATTCATAACAGCGCTGAATCCTAGCGCGCTGCGCGCTGAATCTCTGCACCCGTGGCAAAACCTCTGGGGCAACTTCGTCGACGCTCACAGCGGCACGAATCTCTTGTACTATGGCGGGGCCGTCGCCGCCACCGGCGTCATGGTTGCAACACCCTGGGATAAAAATGCGCAGCGCTGGTTTCAAAAAGAGAACCCGATCGGCGATGACATCGGCTATGGCATGGTCGTGGCGGGCTGGTTCTGGCATCTCGCGCCCGCGGGCGTCATGTACCTCTATGGCTGGCGCGCCAAAGACCACGAGCTCATGGGTGCGGGCGCAGCGGGTTTGCAGGCGGTCGCCATGGTGACGACCGTGACCGTGACGCTGAAATTCATGACGGGTCGGCGCCAGCCGCTCAAAGACGGCATCTATGATTTTTACGGGCCATCGGGCCATAAACGCTCTGATGACCCGGCGGATTTCATGGCGTTCAACAATAATATTCGCAACGAGAGCCTGCGCTTCGCCTGGCCTTCGGGTCACACGAGTTCGACGGTGGCGTTCGTGTCGGCGATGGCGGCCTATTACCCAGATAAATTGTGGATTAAACTCGTGGGCTACCCTGCTTCGCTTTTGATGGCGCTTTCGATGGTCGACTACGACGCGCACTGGACATCAGATGTCATCGCCGGAGCTCTGATCGGGCACGCGATCGGCTACACAGTCGGCCGCAATTTTCGCCTTGCACGCGCAGGTTCGTCGCCGGGCGAGAGCACTGGCGCGAAAAATATGGAGACGTATTTTTCGGTGCTGCCACTGCCTGACCGCATTGAGGCAAGAGTAGTGGGTGTATTCTGA
- a CDS encoding DUF1538 family protein has translation MTLALLGLALFMEGLFLGLMALGENVGSNYP, from the coding sequence CTGACTCTCGCGCTTCTTGGTCTGGCGCTATTTATGGAAGGCCTTTTTCTGGGGCTCATGGCACTCGGCGAGAACGTGGGGTCAAATTACCCCTAA
- a CDS encoding potassium/proton antiporter has translation MQIFDFHGYSLEAILFAAALLVTISVIASRISSRFGIPLLLVFLGIGMLAGSDGVGGIVFDNYRMAFAVGSACLALIVFDGGMSTSWSSVRPVLRRGISLSVLGTLFTGAATATFANLVLRMHWSDSILLGAIVSSTDAAAVFSLLRARSVSLQGTVKQTLEFEAASNDPIAIFLTVGVLLFISNPAAGVVEFSKLLVMQAGIGLAFGYLGGLGLRWVINNAGIEYEGLYGVLALGLVVGLFALTGLLGGSGFLAIYVAGIVLGNNEMLHKASISRFLDGIAWIAQIIVFLMLGLLSFPTRVFPVWKEGLLLAVFMMFIARPLAVFLAVPGRNILWRERVFISWVGLRGAAPVILATYPWSIHFPRAEYIFDLVFFVVISSVIAQGISIPWLAKTLQITVPLVKPRSIDFAAGILPAGFLNIEIHVSEDAAAAGQKVVDLELPAGVILTSVERGDRFLIPRGDTLIETGDRIFGLARQTNLDTLRDIFGKTEVLT, from the coding sequence ATGCAGATATTTGATTTTCACGGCTATTCGCTCGAAGCCATTCTCTTCGCGGCAGCGCTACTCGTAACGATTTCAGTCATCGCAAGCCGCATATCATCGCGTTTTGGTATACCATTGTTGCTTGTTTTTCTCGGCATAGGAATGCTCGCAGGGTCAGACGGTGTCGGCGGCATTGTCTTTGACAACTACCGCATGGCATTCGCAGTAGGCTCGGCCTGCCTGGCCCTGATTGTATTCGACGGCGGCATGAGTACCTCATGGAGCAGTGTGCGGCCAGTCTTGCGGCGAGGCATTAGTCTTTCGGTGCTAGGGACTTTGTTCACCGGCGCAGCGACGGCAACCTTTGCAAATTTAGTCTTGCGCATGCATTGGTCAGATTCAATACTACTGGGTGCAATTGTTTCGTCTACCGATGCTGCGGCCGTTTTCAGCCTCTTGCGAGCACGCAGCGTTAGCCTGCAAGGCACCGTAAAACAAACGCTTGAATTTGAAGCAGCGAGCAACGACCCGATCGCGATCTTCTTAACGGTGGGAGTGCTCCTATTTATCAGCAATCCGGCTGCGGGCGTTGTGGAATTTTCGAAACTTCTGGTAATGCAGGCCGGCATCGGACTCGCGTTCGGATATCTGGGCGGTCTGGGCCTCCGCTGGGTGATTAATAACGCAGGTATCGAGTACGAAGGCCTTTACGGCGTTCTGGCTCTCGGCCTCGTCGTGGGCCTATTCGCTTTGACCGGACTTCTCGGAGGCAGTGGCTTTCTCGCAATCTACGTTGCGGGCATTGTTCTCGGCAACAACGAAATGCTACACAAAGCAAGTATCTCGCGCTTTCTCGACGGTATCGCCTGGATTGCGCAGATAATCGTATTTCTCATGCTGGGACTGTTGTCTTTTCCTACGCGAGTTTTCCCTGTCTGGAAAGAAGGTTTGTTGCTCGCGGTATTCATGATGTTCATTGCGCGTCCGCTCGCGGTTTTTCTTGCGGTACCTGGTCGGAACATTTTGTGGCGAGAGCGAGTTTTTATTTCCTGGGTGGGCTTGCGTGGAGCAGCCCCGGTTATTCTCGCGACATATCCGTGGAGTATCCATTTTCCCCGGGCAGAGTACATCTTTGACCTCGTGTTCTTTGTCGTCATATCTTCGGTTATTGCTCAGGGCATCAGCATTCCATGGCTGGCCAAAACTCTTCAGATAACAGTACCCCTTGTCAAACCGCGAAGCATTGACTTCGCTGCGGGTATTTTACCCGCAGGCTTTCTAAATATAGAAATACATGTGAGTGAAGACGCGGCCGCCGCTGGTCAAAAAGTAGTCGACCTCGAACTGCCGGCTGGCGTGATATTAACCAGCGTCGAACGGGGTGACCGCTTTCTGATTCCGCGTGGCGACACCCTGATCGAAACTGGGGATCGAATTTTTGGGCTTGCGCGACAGACCAACCTTGATACCCTGCGGGATATTTTCGGTAAGACCGAAGTCTTGACTTAA
- a CDS encoding START domain-containing protein, which produces MTVGQLRERFGRVSFAILIFFTTLAATPATFEKDDSPPQATGGAWQVIKQDQGITVERRKIEGSPLVEFKGHGVVDASVMQILAVISDTKNHPKWVANSIETRILHSINDKNYVYYSAIKAPWPIADRDFVSRAKITVNESQKSVTIQTYEVNHANAPTNTGRVRMPFIRVTWHLQVIKGTQGKKTYLTFQVHANPGGMLPNWVINLASKGVPYKSIQNLRRRLTETQMSPEFAEKFKRYKDWH; this is translated from the coding sequence ATGACTGTGGGCCAGCTCAGAGAGCGCTTTGGACGCGTGTCGTTTGCAATCCTCATTTTTTTCACGACCCTCGCCGCGACACCCGCAACCTTCGAAAAAGATGATAGCCCACCTCAAGCTACCGGGGGTGCGTGGCAGGTCATTAAACAAGACCAGGGCATCACTGTTGAGCGGCGAAAGATAGAGGGTAGCCCATTGGTTGAATTCAAGGGACATGGTGTCGTCGATGCGTCGGTGATGCAGATTCTCGCCGTGATTTCAGATACGAAGAACCATCCGAAATGGGTGGCGAATTCGATAGAGACTCGTATTCTTCACTCGATCAATGACAAGAACTACGTCTATTATAGCGCCATCAAAGCGCCATGGCCGATCGCCGACCGCGATTTCGTGAGCCGGGCGAAGATAACGGTGAACGAGTCTCAGAAGAGCGTCACGATTCAGACATACGAGGTGAACCACGCGAATGCACCGACAAACACAGGGCGTGTGCGCATGCCTTTCATACGGGTAACCTGGCATCTGCAGGTGATCAAGGGCACGCAGGGTAAGAAAACTTACCTCACTTTTCAGGTGCATGCAAACCCCGGTGGCATGTTGCCGAACTGGGTGATCAACCTCGCGAGCAAAGGGGTGCCGTACAAATCGATTCAGAACCTGCGCCGGCGCTTAACCGAAACACAAATGTCGCCAGAGTTTGCCGAGAAGTTTAAGCGGTATAAAGATTGGCATTAG
- a CDS encoding FtsX-like permease family protein yields the protein MEILRFIARRLYLILFIARKHFVRNALSSLGLFLSLLVVITILGVLEPIKKLIREKMESSLPPQTLRLVPDLSAMNKGGSNWSQFRKEQDNLMHITSRTLERARNWGNKGDVKSVSATQLLQQPAIGRFEDPILSQLGFSFDLVLQGVPQAQFRPMMRCKAPYSGNKIQDKDKTIDEIPVIVPESYLEIMYAYTMINGLPNISANTVIGMRLRALLGQSIVGTKWSRTEEAVLIVCGFAPPGVISALGVPLDWVQRKHRERNQKNAAMSFDQIFVEVANEKVLPGVLKAARAERLRVPEQSKKFDSILKSIEKIDMIFMIVAVVLGGLAAIALANSFALLAVQNRYEFGLYLVFGSSMFFLWFLLAIEGALWGFIHSALALALSQPALQLLQQHIADLPWLTKLSGTDLSVIQFELTSAQHAFIYATSIGISALASLVPGAIVLGRKTLALVKKD from the coding sequence ATGGAAATACTCAGATTCATTGCGCGCCGACTTTACCTGATTCTGTTCATCGCGCGCAAACATTTTGTTCGCAACGCCCTCTCTTCGCTTGGGTTGTTCTTATCGCTTTTGGTTGTGATCACAATTCTCGGCGTGCTCGAACCGATTAAAAAGCTCATTCGGGAAAAAATGGAATCGAGCCTGCCGCCGCAGACACTGCGTTTGGTACCCGACCTCAGCGCTATGAACAAGGGCGGCTCAAACTGGAGCCAGTTTCGCAAAGAGCAAGACAATCTAATGCATATCACGTCGCGCACACTCGAGCGCGCTCGCAACTGGGGAAACAAGGGCGATGTCAAATCGGTGAGTGCTACGCAGCTTCTGCAGCAGCCCGCGATCGGGCGTTTTGAAGATCCGATTCTGTCGCAGCTCGGCTTTAGTTTCGACCTCGTGCTGCAGGGTGTGCCGCAGGCGCAGTTCAGGCCCATGATGCGCTGCAAGGCGCCTTATTCCGGAAACAAAATCCAAGACAAAGACAAGACGATTGATGAGATTCCCGTGATTGTACCTGAGAGTTATCTTGAAATCATGTATGCCTATACAATGATCAATGGTCTGCCAAACATTTCGGCAAACACGGTAATCGGCATGCGCTTGCGGGCACTACTCGGACAAAGTATCGTCGGCACCAAATGGTCGCGCACTGAAGAGGCTGTGCTGATCGTCTGCGGCTTCGCACCACCCGGAGTAATCTCTGCTCTTGGCGTACCGCTCGACTGGGTGCAGCGTAAGCACCGTGAACGCAACCAGAAGAACGCCGCCATGAGCTTCGATCAGATTTTCGTTGAAGTGGCCAATGAAAAAGTTTTGCCGGGTGTGCTGAAAGCGGCGCGTGCAGAGCGGCTGAGGGTACCTGAACAGAGTAAGAAGTTTGATTCGATTCTAAAATCCATCGAGAAGATCGACATGATCTTTATGATTGTCGCGGTCGTGCTCGGCGGCCTTGCCGCCATTGCGCTCGCGAATTCATTTGCGCTGCTTGCGGTGCAAAACCGATATGAGTTCGGCCTCTATCTGGTATTCGGCTCTTCGATGTTTTTCTTATGGTTTTTGCTGGCAATCGAAGGTGCTTTATGGGGATTCATTCATTCAGCGCTTGCCTTGGCGCTGTCGCAGCCGGCTCTGCAGCTATTGCAGCAACATATTGCCGACCTGCCGTGGCTCACGAAACTTTCAGGTACCGACCTCTCGGTGATACAGTTCGAGCTGACAAGTGCGCAGCATGCTTTCATCTACGCCACATCGATCGGCATCAGTGCGCTCGCTTCTTTGGTACCTGGTGCCATTGTACTGGGCAGAAAAACTCTCGCGCTGGTGAAAAAAGATTAG
- a CDS encoding response regulator, with protein MSNATTSPFLDLEIDGKKSTRKILLVEDVDSIQLAIRDFLFSRYDIQVSGTAEQALMTLAMSPDIDLLITDIKLPEMNGFELGRLARKLRPNIKIIVITSYDVNEFIDVIKEHGFTQVITKHGRMSLKEIEVTIEKMLTGDIFGVQKYFPQMRLSEVTLRTFPKPFVDGVLYSTRVGSLHERGELTDRIAAQFKSQKRAPEATTKLVLDEITSNAMFRAPTNDHGEFKYQTKHSEHDILLTHQDIVLDEEDRFTLQFGICDDWIIMSCLDPHGRLTQKEILYRLHRHLAMDSETGLPAGLHDSHGRGIFLLREQLSSLVFNIERDRRTEVICFYNTVAAQAYKNISVYEISGSEKHD; from the coding sequence ATGAGCAACGCGACCACTTCACCATTTCTCGATCTTGAAATTGACGGTAAGAAAAGCACGCGCAAGATATTGCTTGTCGAAGACGTCGACTCGATTCAGCTCGCCATTCGGGATTTCTTGTTCTCGCGCTATGACATTCAGGTTTCGGGCACGGCAGAACAGGCGCTCATGACGCTGGCGATGTCACCCGACATTGACCTGCTGATTACCGACATCAAGCTACCCGAGATGAACGGTTTCGAGCTCGGCCGCCTGGCGCGAAAGCTCAGGCCGAACATCAAGATTATCGTGATTACTTCATATGACGTGAATGAATTCATCGACGTCATCAAAGAGCACGGTTTCACCCAGGTCATCACCAAACACGGCCGCATGAGCCTCAAAGAAATAGAGGTGACCATCGAGAAGATGTTAACCGGTGATATCTTTGGGGTGCAGAAATATTTTCCCCAAATGCGCCTCAGTGAAGTTACCCTGCGCACTTTTCCCAAACCTTTTGTCGACGGGGTGCTCTATTCGACCAGGGTCGGCTCCCTTCACGAGCGAGGCGAGCTTACCGATCGCATCGCGGCGCAGTTTAAGTCGCAGAAACGCGCGCCCGAAGCCACTACAAAGCTCGTGCTCGATGAAATTACCTCGAACGCAATGTTCAGGGCGCCGACGAATGATCACGGTGAGTTCAAGTACCAGACAAAGCACTCAGAGCACGATATTTTATTGACCCACCAGGATATCGTGCTCGATGAAGAAGACCGATTCACTCTGCAATTTGGCATCTGTGATGACTGGATAATTATGAGCTGTCTCGACCCGCACGGCCGCCTCACGCAGAAAGAAATTCTCTATCGCCTGCACCGCCACCTGGCGATGGACAGCGAAACGGGCCTGCCGGCAGGCCTGCACGATTCTCACGGCCGCGGTATTTTTCTGCTGCGCGAGCAGCTGTCGTCGCTTGTGTTCAATATCGAGCGCGACCGGCGCACCGAGGTCATCTGCTTCTACAATACCGTCGCCGCGCAGGCGTACAAGAATATCTCGGTCTACGAGATTTCAGGTTCTGAAAAACATGACTGA
- a CDS encoding DUF2505 family protein has product MQRATLEHRFPFSFEKLVQIREERYQNLHIWDMFSAAILLKEENNGPIRTREYKLLIRTALPLFAQKLLANGEPLACYEITTLDSEKQEYRSDTQLRIVNSAVNFKELSLYSADGLERSKRQIDIEANVKIPAIGKAIEKLIVHEFREQSGVDCERILKFFADNHAKN; this is encoded by the coding sequence GTGCAGCGCGCGACCCTCGAACACCGGTTTCCGTTTTCATTTGAAAAGCTGGTACAGATTCGCGAAGAACGCTACCAAAACCTGCACATCTGGGATATGTTCTCCGCGGCTATCTTGCTGAAAGAAGAGAACAATGGGCCGATCAGAACGCGTGAATACAAGCTATTGATTCGCACCGCGCTGCCCCTATTTGCGCAAAAGCTGCTCGCGAACGGCGAACCGCTCGCCTGTTATGAAATCACCACGCTCGACTCAGAAAAGCAAGAATACCGTTCAGACACGCAGCTGCGCATCGTCAACTCGGCTGTGAATTTCAAAGAACTTTCGCTCTACAGCGCCGATGGGCTTGAGCGCAGCAAGCGCCAGATCGACATCGAGGCGAATGTGAAGATTCCCGCGATTGGCAAGGCAATCGAAAAGCTGATCGTACACGAATTTCGCGAACAGAGCGGTGTGGATTGCGAACGTATCTTGAAGTTTTTCGCCGATAATCACGCGAAAAACTGA